One Microbispora sp. ZYX-F-249 genomic window carries:
- a CDS encoding NAD(+)/NADH kinase, with amino-acid sequence MGMVSTVGLVLHPQRDSKEAIDTIVEWARKRDVTVLGLPDEVGRIDCSAVAVDAPALVRRSDLLVSLGGDGTMLRTMRLIAGRPTPVLGVNLGRLGFLAEIDVDDLAPALSAIDEHRYTVEPRMAVRATSHDGRMVTAFNDIALVRIPGDGLAAVSVSVYGEPFVRYAADAVIVSTSTGSTAYSFSAGGPIVSPTVEGFLVVPAAAHSAFNRALVLSADEEVTLDVLSTSGQLAMEVDGMIGGHLCPGDRLTVTALRAAARVVRLGTTTFYERARRKLRVNGSAEVD; translated from the coding sequence ATGGGCATGGTCAGCACCGTGGGTCTCGTCCTGCACCCGCAGCGCGACTCCAAGGAGGCGATCGACACGATCGTCGAGTGGGCGCGCAAACGGGACGTCACGGTGCTCGGACTGCCCGACGAGGTGGGACGCATCGACTGCAGCGCGGTCGCGGTGGACGCCCCGGCCCTGGTGCGGCGGTCCGACCTTCTCGTCAGCCTCGGCGGCGACGGCACGATGCTGCGCACGATGCGCCTGATCGCCGGGCGGCCGACCCCCGTCCTCGGGGTGAACCTGGGACGGCTCGGCTTCCTCGCGGAGATCGACGTGGACGATCTCGCGCCCGCGCTGTCGGCGATCGACGAGCACAGATACACGGTCGAGCCCCGCATGGCCGTCCGGGCGACGAGCCACGACGGCCGGATGGTGACGGCGTTCAACGACATCGCCCTCGTGCGCATCCCCGGCGACGGGCTCGCCGCCGTCTCCGTCTCCGTCTACGGCGAGCCGTTCGTCCGGTACGCCGCCGACGCCGTGATCGTCTCCACCTCCACCGGGTCCACCGCGTACAGCTTCTCGGCGGGCGGCCCGATCGTCTCCCCGACCGTCGAGGGCTTCCTCGTCGTCCCCGCCGCCGCCCACTCGGCGTTCAACCGGGCGCTGGTCCTGTCGGCGGACGAGGAGGTGACGCTCGACGTGCTCTCCACCAGCGGGCAGCTCGCGATGGAGGTCGACGGCATGATCGGCGGCCACCTGTGCCCCGGCGACCGGCTCACCGTGACCGCGCTGCGCGCCGCCGCCCGCGTCGTACGGCTGGGGACGACCACCTTCTACGAGCGGGCCCGCCGCAAGCTCCGCGTGAACGGCAGCGCCGAGGTCGACTAG
- a CDS encoding ATP-binding protein: MTDHPSEPTLPPGELRTLFLFEALNEAQLTQLSEAGRVERRLAGTSVFQEGEPATCFFVLLSGAVAMSRRVQGDEVEVSRTDQRGVYGGATQAYITGEFSQLYLNTLTALTDAEFFVLPAEVIGACVREWFPMAMHLLEGLFLGMRATQTIVGERERLLALGSLSAGLTHELNNPAAAAVRATSALRGRVAGMRQKLAMIADGRLDGSQLHDLVELQEDAVKRAASAPELSPLARSDAEDAVADWLDDHDIVGGWDLAATLVAGGVDAVWLDQIAGAVGEDNLEPAVRWLTYTVDTELLMSEIDDTVNRISGLVAAAKQYSQLDRAPHQTVDVHDLLDATLTMLHGKIPEGVRTVKEYDRSLPPIPAYAAELNQVWTNLIDNALGAMDGAGTLTLRTRRKDGHLIVEVGDTGAGIPPEVRPRIFEPFFTTKPVGEGTGLGLDISYRIVVNKHHGDIRVESRPGDTRFRVYLPLAA; this comes from the coding sequence ATGACCGACCATCCGAGTGAGCCGACCCTGCCGCCCGGCGAGCTGCGCACGCTCTTCCTGTTCGAGGCGCTGAACGAGGCGCAGCTCACCCAGTTGTCGGAGGCGGGCCGGGTGGAGCGCCGGCTCGCCGGGACCAGCGTCTTCCAGGAGGGCGAGCCGGCGACCTGCTTCTTCGTGCTGCTGAGCGGCGCGGTCGCGATGAGCAGGCGGGTGCAGGGCGACGAGGTCGAGGTGAGCCGCACCGACCAGCGCGGCGTGTACGGCGGCGCCACCCAGGCGTACATCACCGGCGAGTTCTCCCAGCTCTACCTCAACACGCTGACCGCGCTCACCGACGCCGAGTTCTTCGTGCTGCCGGCCGAGGTCATCGGGGCGTGCGTGCGGGAGTGGTTCCCGATGGCGATGCACCTGCTGGAGGGGTTGTTCCTCGGCATGCGCGCCACGCAGACGATCGTCGGCGAACGGGAGCGGCTGCTCGCGCTCGGCTCGCTGTCGGCCGGGCTGACGCACGAGCTGAACAACCCGGCGGCCGCCGCCGTGCGCGCCACGTCCGCGCTGCGCGGGCGGGTCGCCGGCATGCGGCAGAAGCTCGCGATGATCGCCGACGGGCGGCTGGACGGCAGCCAGCTGCACGACCTCGTGGAGCTGCAGGAGGACGCGGTCAAGCGCGCCGCGTCCGCCCCCGAACTGTCCCCGCTGGCGCGCTCCGACGCCGAGGACGCGGTCGCCGACTGGCTGGACGACCACGACATCGTCGGGGGCTGGGACCTGGCGGCCACGCTGGTCGCCGGGGGCGTCGACGCGGTCTGGCTCGACCAGATCGCCGGGGCGGTGGGCGAGGACAACCTGGAGCCGGCGGTCCGGTGGCTCACCTACACCGTCGACACCGAGCTGCTGATGTCCGAGATCGACGACACGGTCAACCGGATCTCCGGCCTGGTCGCCGCCGCCAAGCAGTACTCCCAGCTCGACCGCGCCCCGCACCAGACCGTCGACGTGCACGACCTGCTCGACGCCACGCTGACCATGCTGCACGGCAAGATCCCCGAGGGCGTGCGCACGGTCAAGGAGTACGACCGGTCGCTGCCGCCCATCCCCGCGTACGCGGCGGAGCTCAACCAGGTGTGGACCAACCTCATCGACAACGCGCTCGGCGCGATGGACGGCGCGGGCACGCTGACCCTCCGCACCCGGCGCAAGGACGGCCATCTGATCGTCGAGGTCGGCGACACCGGCGCCGGCATCCCGCCCGAGGTCCGGCCCCGCATCTTCGAGCCGTTCTTCACCACCAAGCCCGTCGGTGAGGGCACCGGCCTCGGCCTGGACATCTCCTATCGGATCGTCGTCAACAAGCACCACGGGGACATCCGGGTGGAGTCGCGCCCCGGCGACACGCGGTTCCGGGTCTACCTGCCCCTCGCGGCCTGA
- a CDS encoding FAD-dependent oxidoreductase, which translates to MQNAAILTVDDDPSVSRAVARDVRRRYGDRYRVIRAESGPSALEALREIKLRGEQVAVILADYRMPQMNGIEFLEAAMDVFPLARRVLLTAYADTDAAISAINIVDLDHYLLKPWNPPEEKLYPVLDALLESWLATPVVTMPETKIVGHRWSAQSFAVRDFLARNLVPYRWLRADEAEGARLLAAAGMGETDVPVVITTDGKALARPTEADLAAHVGMATTPASELYDLAVIGAGPAGLGAAVYGASEGLRTLLVEQRATGGQAGQSSRIENYLGFPDGVSGAQLTDRARRQALKFEAELLTTREVVGLERSGSATVLRFVDGTAVTAHTVVLATGVSYRLLDAPGLAGLTGRGVFYGAAATEAPSCAGEEVYIVGGANSAGQAAVYFSRFARKVHILIRGDDLTRSMSRYLIDQIEAIAAIEVHPHTQVVGGEGRDHLERLILCDGRTGRTTSVPASWLFVFIGAEPRTDWLGDVVARDGGGYVLTGSDLLADGRRPPGWTPSRDPYHLESSMPGVFAAGDVRAGSVKRVASAVGEGAMAVSLVHRYLEDR; encoded by the coding sequence GTGCAGAATGCCGCGATCCTCACCGTCGACGACGACCCTTCCGTCTCCCGGGCGGTGGCTCGTGACGTCCGCCGCCGATACGGCGACCGCTACCGCGTGATCCGGGCCGAGTCCGGCCCCAGCGCGCTCGAAGCGCTGCGCGAGATCAAGCTGCGCGGCGAGCAGGTCGCCGTCATCCTGGCCGACTACCGGATGCCCCAGATGAACGGCATCGAGTTCCTCGAGGCCGCCATGGACGTCTTCCCGCTGGCGCGCAGAGTGCTGCTGACCGCGTACGCGGACACGGACGCCGCCATCAGCGCGATCAACATCGTCGACCTCGACCACTACCTGCTCAAGCCGTGGAACCCGCCGGAGGAGAAGCTCTATCCGGTGCTGGACGCGCTGCTGGAGTCCTGGCTCGCCACCCCCGTCGTGACGATGCCGGAGACCAAGATCGTGGGCCATCGCTGGTCGGCGCAGTCGTTCGCGGTGCGCGACTTCCTGGCCCGCAACCTCGTGCCGTACCGCTGGCTGCGTGCCGACGAGGCCGAGGGCGCGCGACTGCTGGCCGCCGCCGGGATGGGCGAGACGGACGTGCCGGTGGTGATCACCACGGACGGCAAGGCCCTGGCGCGGCCCACGGAGGCCGATCTCGCCGCGCACGTCGGCATGGCCACCACCCCGGCCTCGGAGCTCTACGACCTCGCCGTGATCGGCGCGGGCCCCGCGGGCCTCGGCGCCGCCGTGTACGGCGCGTCCGAGGGGCTGCGCACCCTGCTCGTGGAGCAGCGGGCCACCGGCGGGCAGGCCGGGCAGAGCAGCCGCATCGAGAACTACCTCGGCTTCCCCGACGGGGTCTCCGGCGCCCAGCTCACCGACCGGGCCCGCAGGCAGGCGCTGAAGTTCGAGGCCGAACTGCTCACCACCCGCGAGGTCGTCGGCCTCGAACGCAGCGGCTCGGCCACCGTGCTGCGCTTCGTCGACGGCACCGCCGTGACGGCGCACACGGTCGTGCTCGCGACCGGCGTGTCGTACCGGCTCTTGGACGCGCCCGGCCTGGCCGGCCTGACCGGCCGGGGCGTCTTCTACGGCGCGGCCGCCACCGAGGCCCCGAGCTGCGCCGGCGAAGAGGTCTACATCGTGGGCGGGGCGAACTCGGCCGGGCAGGCGGCGGTGTACTTCTCCCGGTTCGCCCGCAAGGTGCACATCCTCATCCGGGGCGACGACCTCACCCGGTCGATGTCGCGCTACCTGATCGACCAGATCGAGGCCATTGCGGCGATCGAGGTCCATCCGCACACCCAGGTGGTCGGCGGCGAGGGCCGCGACCACCTGGAGCGCCTGATCCTGTGCGACGGGCGGACCGGCCGGACGACGTCCGTGCCCGCGTCGTGGCTGTTCGTCTTCATCGGGGCGGAACCGCGCACCGACTGGCTCGGCGACGTGGTCGCCCGCGACGGAGGCGGCTACGTGCTGACCGGCAGCGACCTGCTCGCGGACGGCCGCCGCCCGCCCGGCTGGACGCCCTCCAGGGACCCCTACCACCTGGAGTCGAGCATGCCCGGCGTCTTCGCGGCCGGCGACGTGCGGGCCGGTTCGGTCAAGCGGGTCGCCTCGGCCGTGGGAGAGGGCGCCATGGCGGTCTCACTCGTGCACCGCTATCTGGAGGACAGATGA
- a CDS encoding CBS domain-containing protein, which yields MPMTVRDVMNRFVVAVEATASFSDVVTAMCRFHVGAVPVVDGERRVIGMVSDDDLLLKDLDRRPGDLFIEGPSRRRERRKARGRTVSQIMTSPVITVTEDTPLRRAAWLMHCNRIKELPVVDGQSGRISGLVKQSDLIRAFCRPGEDTRDDVLEVVARYSRQCAVRVEDGIVHLDGGVERRSQLRALIDEVWQVDGVVDVESSMTYETDDVSRVVSAGRPWGNGPAEGGEKR from the coding sequence ATGCCGATGACCGTCCGGGACGTCATGAACAGGTTCGTGGTGGCGGTCGAGGCGACGGCCTCGTTCAGCGACGTGGTCACCGCCATGTGCCGGTTCCACGTCGGCGCCGTACCGGTCGTGGACGGGGAGCGGCGCGTGATCGGCATGGTGAGCGACGACGACCTGCTGCTCAAGGACCTGGACCGGCGGCCCGGCGACCTGTTCATCGAGGGGCCGTCCCGCCGCAGGGAGCGCAGGAAGGCGAGGGGCCGCACCGTCTCCCAGATCATGACCAGCCCCGTGATCACGGTCACCGAGGACACCCCCCTGCGCCGGGCCGCCTGGCTGATGCACTGCAACAGGATCAAGGAACTTCCGGTGGTGGACGGGCAGAGCGGCCGCATCTCCGGGCTGGTCAAACAGTCGGACCTGATCAGGGCGTTCTGCCGGCCGGGGGAGGACACCCGTGACGACGTCCTGGAGGTCGTGGCGCGCTACTCCCGGCAGTGCGCCGTGCGGGTCGAGGACGGGATCGTCCACCTCGACGGCGGCGTGGAGCGGAGGTCCCAGCTCCGCGCCCTGATCGACGAGGTCTGGCAGGTGGACGGCGTGGTGGACGTCGAGTCCTCCATGACGTACGAGACGGACGACGTGAGCCGGGTCGTCTCCGCGGGGCGGCCGTGGGGGAACGGTCCGGCGGAAGGCGGTGAGAAGCGATGA
- a CDS encoding CBS domain-containing protein has protein sequence MSVETMTASEVMTRTLVTVEPEESPLLAWELMWRAGVHHLPVVDDYGRLVGVLAREDIAGNWSGGPAEQSRAQVRTLVRGMRCPRAAPDTPLSEIAALMADSGCGAVPVLGPDDILRGLVTTTDVLMALAGRTPGPAAGLADVKGGLFHLEPVPPVTCP, from the coding sequence ATGAGCGTCGAGACCATGACGGCGTCCGAGGTGATGACCCGGACGCTCGTCACGGTGGAGCCGGAGGAGTCGCCGCTCCTGGCGTGGGAGCTGATGTGGCGGGCCGGGGTCCACCATCTGCCGGTGGTGGACGACTACGGCCGGCTCGTCGGCGTCCTCGCGCGGGAGGACATCGCCGGCAACTGGTCGGGCGGACCCGCCGAGCAGTCCCGGGCGCAGGTGCGCACGCTCGTGCGGGGCATGCGCTGTCCCCGCGCGGCCCCGGACACCCCGCTCTCCGAGATCGCCGCGCTGATGGCCGACTCCGGCTGCGGCGCGGTCCCCGTGCTCGGGCCGGACGACATCCTGCGGGGCCTGGTCACCACCACCGACGTGCTGATGGCGCTGGCCGGGAGGACGCCCGGGCCGGCCGCGGGCCTCGCGGACGTGAAGGGCGGCCTGTTCCATCTGGAGCCGGTGCCGCCGGTCACCTGTCCATGA